From a region of the Helianthus annuus cultivar XRQ/B chromosome 5, HanXRQr2.0-SUNRISE, whole genome shotgun sequence genome:
- the LOC110941083 gene encoding serine/arginine-rich splicing factor SC35 isoform X2, which produces MSHFGRAGPPDIRDTYSLLVLNITFRTTADDLFPLFDKYGKVVDVFIPRDRRTGDSRGFAFVRYKYADEAQKAVDKLDGRVVDGREIMVQFAKYGPDAERIHKGRIVEPVEKLKGRSRSRSPRPRYRDDHRDRDYRRRDRSRSRDRYDERYRGKDRDRYRSRSRSRSPDYRRERRRGRYDDDKGRSPSPNRSVSPPARGSASPRKSVSPRRSPSRSRSPVARDEKERSPTPKSVSPRGRSDSRSPSPQRSDADE; this is translated from the exons ATGTCGCACTTTGGAAGAGCAGGCCCGCCGGACATCAGAGACACCTATTCGCTCCTCGTTCTCAACATCACCTTCC GTACAACTGCTGATGATTTGTTTCCCCTTTTTGATAAGTACGGAAAGGTTGTTGATGTATTCATCCCCAGAGATCGCAG GACTGGAGATTCTCGGGGGTTTGCTTTTGTTAGGTATAAGTATGCAGATGAGGCTCAGAAGGCAGTGGACAAGCTTGACG GAAGAGTTGTTGATGGCAGAGAGATAATGGTTCAGTTTGCCAAATACGGGCCAGATGCTGAAAGAAT TCACAAGGGAAGGATAGTGGAGCCAGTAGAAAAGTTGAAAGGAAGGTCAAGGAGCCGAAGTCCCAGGCCAAG GTACAGAGACGACCACAGGGACAGAGATTATAGGCGGAGAGACCGTAGCAGAAGCCGGGACCGATATGATGAGAGATATCGAGGTAAGGACAGGGATCGTTACAGAAGCAGAAGTCGCAGCAGAAGTCCTGATTATCGCAGAGAACGTAGAAGAGGGAGATACGATGATGATAAGGGCAGAAGTCCGTCTCCTAACAG GAGTGTTTCTCCTCCTGCTCGGGGCAGTGCTAGCCCGCGCAAGAGCGTGTCTCCGCGCAGGTCACCTTCTAGAAGCAGAAGTCCCGTAGCTCGTGATGAAAAGGAGCGCTCGCCTACTCCAAAAAGTGTTTCACCCCGTGGCAGGTCTGACTCTCGAAGCCCATCACCACAACGATCTGATGCTGAC GAGTGA
- the LOC110941083 gene encoding serine/arginine-rich splicing factor SC35 isoform X1, with translation MSHFGRAGPPDIRDTYSLLVLNITFRTTADDLFPLFDKYGKVVDVFIPRDRRTGDSRGFAFVRYKYADEAQKAVDKLDGRVVDGREIMVQFAKYGPDAERIHKGRIVEPVEKLKGRSRSRSPRPSSRYRDDHRDRDYRRRDRSRSRDRYDERYRGKDRDRYRSRSRSRSPDYRRERRRGRYDDDKGRSPSPNRSVSPPARGSASPRKSVSPRRSPSRSRSPVARDEKERSPTPKSVSPRGRSDSRSPSPQRSDADE, from the exons ATGTCGCACTTTGGAAGAGCAGGCCCGCCGGACATCAGAGACACCTATTCGCTCCTCGTTCTCAACATCACCTTCC GTACAACTGCTGATGATTTGTTTCCCCTTTTTGATAAGTACGGAAAGGTTGTTGATGTATTCATCCCCAGAGATCGCAG GACTGGAGATTCTCGGGGGTTTGCTTTTGTTAGGTATAAGTATGCAGATGAGGCTCAGAAGGCAGTGGACAAGCTTGACG GAAGAGTTGTTGATGGCAGAGAGATAATGGTTCAGTTTGCCAAATACGGGCCAGATGCTGAAAGAAT TCACAAGGGAAGGATAGTGGAGCCAGTAGAAAAGTTGAAAGGAAGGTCAAGGAGCCGAAGTCCCAGGCCAAG TTCCAGGTACAGAGACGACCACAGGGACAGAGATTATAGGCGGAGAGACCGTAGCAGAAGCCGGGACCGATATGATGAGAGATATCGAGGTAAGGACAGGGATCGTTACAGAAGCAGAAGTCGCAGCAGAAGTCCTGATTATCGCAGAGAACGTAGAAGAGGGAGATACGATGATGATAAGGGCAGAAGTCCGTCTCCTAACAG GAGTGTTTCTCCTCCTGCTCGGGGCAGTGCTAGCCCGCGCAAGAGCGTGTCTCCGCGCAGGTCACCTTCTAGAAGCAGAAGTCCCGTAGCTCGTGATGAAAAGGAGCGCTCGCCTACTCCAAAAAGTGTTTCACCCCGTGGCAGGTCTGACTCTCGAAGCCCATCACCACAACGATCTGATGCTGAC GAGTGA